A genomic region of Magnolia sinica isolate HGM2019 chromosome 6, MsV1, whole genome shotgun sequence contains the following coding sequences:
- the LOC131247913 gene encoding protein BREVIS RADIX-like isoform X2, translated as MALKFSGACKQSKPCTGSSSSSSYRKSDRQYRDFDNASEGVHYPYMRADSSSSTPAWDFTSSNPNHPTSGHDTRRFKGISSGGDRTPRGFDTASTASCDVVLVDEDAPKEWMAQVEPGVHITFESLPQGGNDLKRIRFSREMFNKWQAQRWWGENYDRIMELYNVQKFSRQALPTPPRSEDERESYSRIGSARESPITPPSNRDRSHRNFHRPTTGKGYFPSEHSEYGQHYSSMPSVSGMGGRGEAASMDASRTTTSSREEASISISNASDQETEWVEQDEPGVYITIRALPDGTRELRRVRFSRERFGEVHAKLWWEENRERIQAQYL; from the exons ATGGCGTTGAAGTTCTCGGGCGCATGCAAGCAGTCTAAACCTTGCACAGGttcaagcagcagcagcagctaccGGAAATCTGATCGGCAATACAGAGATTTCGACAATGCTTCGGAAGGGGTTCATTACCCTTACATGCGAGCCGATAGCTCAAGTTCAACGCCTGCTTGGGATTTCACCAGCTCCAATCCGAACCACCCTACATCAGGGCATGACACGAGGCGTTTCAAGGGGATCTCTAGTGGTGGAGACCGGACCCCTAGAGGATTTGACACTGCCTCGACTGCGTCCTGTGATGTGGTCCTGGTCGATGAGGATGCACCCAAGGAATGGATGGCGCAGGTTGAGCCTGGAGTTCATATCACATTTGAATCTCTTCCGCAGGGTGGGAATGATCTGAAGAGAATCAGATTCAG CCGTGAGATGTTCAATAAATGGCAAGCACAGCGGTGGTGGGGTGAGAACTATGATCGGATCATGGAACTCTACAATGTGCAGAAGTTTAGTCGTCAGGCTCTTCCCACTCCCCCAAGGTCCGAGGACGAG AGGGAGTCATACTCTCGGATTGGATCTGCTAGGGAAAGCCCCATAACTCCACCATCAAACAGAGACCGATCGCATCGGAACTTTCACAGACCCACAACCGGGAAAGGGTATTTTCCATCAGAGCATTCAGAGTATGGTCAACACTACAGTTCCATGCCGAGTGTTTCTGGCATGGGTGGCAGAGGTGAGGCTGCATCCATGGATGCGTCGAGGACTACAACTTCTTCCAGAGAGGAAGCTTCAATCTCCATCAGCAATGCAAGCGATCAGGAGACAGAGTGGGTGGAGCAGGATGAGCCTGGGGTTTACATCACCATCAGAGCGTTGCCTGATGGCACTAGGGAGCTCCGACGTGTCAGATTCAG CCGAGAGAGGTTCGGAGAGGTGCACGCCAAGCTATGGTGGGAAGAGAACAGGGAAAGGATACAGGCCCAATACCTATAG
- the LOC131247913 gene encoding protein BREVIS RADIX-like isoform X1 produces the protein MLTCIACSKQLDESDDGARGTPSTKDAVKSLTTQIKDMALKFSGACKQSKPCTGSSSSSSYRKSDRQYRDFDNASEGVHYPYMRADSSSSTPAWDFTSSNPNHPTSGHDTRRFKGISSGGDRTPRGFDTASTASCDVVLVDEDAPKEWMAQVEPGVHITFESLPQGGNDLKRIRFSREMFNKWQAQRWWGENYDRIMELYNVQKFSRQALPTPPRSEDERESYSRIGSARESPITPPSNRDRSHRNFHRPTTGKGYFPSEHSEYGQHYSSMPSVSGMGGRGEAASMDASRTTTSSREEASISISNASDQETEWVEQDEPGVYITIRALPDGTRELRRVRFSRERFGEVHAKLWWEENRERIQAQYL, from the exons atgtTAACCTGTATAGCCTGCTCGAAGCAGCTGGACGAATCTGACGATGGCGCGCGTGGTACTCCAAGTACGAAAGACGCCGTCAAAAGTCTGACCACCCAG ATCAAGGACATGGCGTTGAAGTTCTCGGGCGCATGCAAGCAGTCTAAACCTTGCACAGGttcaagcagcagcagcagctaccGGAAATCTGATCGGCAATACAGAGATTTCGACAATGCTTCGGAAGGGGTTCATTACCCTTACATGCGAGCCGATAGCTCAAGTTCAACGCCTGCTTGGGATTTCACCAGCTCCAATCCGAACCACCCTACATCAGGGCATGACACGAGGCGTTTCAAGGGGATCTCTAGTGGTGGAGACCGGACCCCTAGAGGATTTGACACTGCCTCGACTGCGTCCTGTGATGTGGTCCTGGTCGATGAGGATGCACCCAAGGAATGGATGGCGCAGGTTGAGCCTGGAGTTCATATCACATTTGAATCTCTTCCGCAGGGTGGGAATGATCTGAAGAGAATCAGATTCAG CCGTGAGATGTTCAATAAATGGCAAGCACAGCGGTGGTGGGGTGAGAACTATGATCGGATCATGGAACTCTACAATGTGCAGAAGTTTAGTCGTCAGGCTCTTCCCACTCCCCCAAGGTCCGAGGACGAG AGGGAGTCATACTCTCGGATTGGATCTGCTAGGGAAAGCCCCATAACTCCACCATCAAACAGAGACCGATCGCATCGGAACTTTCACAGACCCACAACCGGGAAAGGGTATTTTCCATCAGAGCATTCAGAGTATGGTCAACACTACAGTTCCATGCCGAGTGTTTCTGGCATGGGTGGCAGAGGTGAGGCTGCATCCATGGATGCGTCGAGGACTACAACTTCTTCCAGAGAGGAAGCTTCAATCTCCATCAGCAATGCAAGCGATCAGGAGACAGAGTGGGTGGAGCAGGATGAGCCTGGGGTTTACATCACCATCAGAGCGTTGCCTGATGGCACTAGGGAGCTCCGACGTGTCAGATTCAG CCGAGAGAGGTTCGGAGAGGTGCACGCCAAGCTATGGTGGGAAGAGAACAGGGAAAGGATACAGGCCCAATACCTATAG